In Thermococcus chitonophagus, the genomic stretch ACGATACCTAAGTGAAGCGTCCTTTTCGAGGTTTTACGAAATTTTCCAGTATCTGGCAGAAAAAGGAAAGCTTGTGGTGGTTATAGATGAGTTTCCATATCTTATCCAGTCGGACAGGAAGGTTTTGAGTGAGTTTCAGTACATAGTGGATGAGATAGTTAGGACGTCGAACCTTCATCTATTCCTCGTTGGTTCCTCCATCGGCATGATGGAAGAGCACGTTCTTGGCCAGAAGAGTCTTCTTTACGGACGGAGAGATGGACAGATTAAACTTTCCCCGCTGAGCTTCTTTGACTCGTGGAAGCTACTGGGCGTGAGCATTGAGGAGGCGGTTAGGATATATGGGATAACTGGCGGGATTCCGGCTTATCTCGAACTTTTCAAAAAGTTTGAGGACGTTAAGAGGCTTGCTTTTGATAAAAGGGGCTTTCTCTATGCTGAAGGAGATTTCCTCCTCTCAAGTGAACTGAGGGAGCCGAGGGTCTATAAGCTGATACTCAAGGCAATTGCCGAGGGAAGGAGGCGGTTCAATGAGATAAGCAACTTCACTGGAATTCCACGCTCAAACCTCTTTAAGTACGTTGAGATCCTTGAGAGGCTTGGCTTTCTCCGCAGGGAAATTCCCATAACGGCCAAGCCAAAGACGAAGAACACACTTTACAGGATCAATGACAATTACCTCGCCTTTTACTTCCGCTTCATCGAGCGCTACAGGGAGGAGATAGAGCTTGAGGGTCTTGATTTCTGGGACGAGTTTCTTGAAGATTATAACTCCTATCTAGGCTGGATTTTTGAAGATGTCGCGAAGGAATTTCTCGTTAGGCTAAATAAAGCTGGGAAGCTACCCTTCAGATTCACTAAAATTGGGAGGTGGTGGCACAAAAACGAGGAGATTGACGTGGTAGCTTTAAACGAGCGGGAGAAGAAAGCTCTTTTCGTTGAAGTCAAATGGAAGGAGCTAGATGCAAGAGAGGTAAAGGGAATTTTCAAGGATTTAGAGAGAAAAGCCGAACTTTTGGGATTAGATGAATGGGAGAAGTTTTATGGAGTGGTCGCCAAGAAAATTAGTGGCAAGGGGAAGATGACGGGATTTACGTGGGATCTAAGGGACTTTGATAAAGCCAAAATTTGTGAAAATTAATGAGTTTAGGGCTTCCCCTTTCCCCCGGTCTCCATCGATGAGCTTATTATCTCCTCGTACTCCTCCTTTGATAGCACCTGGGGCTCGTACTTTACTCCCTTGCTCCCCAATAATTTGACGAATGACCTGAGGTGGTTCCTGCTTCCCTTCATTAAGTTCTCATAGACAGCGATGATGTCCACTTTGTTGGTCTGAGCAATTCTCTCTTGCAGGTCAACTATGTCGGTTTCCTCTATGAGCGCACCGACCTTGAGTGCATCTATCTCGCTCTTCATTCCCTCCTCTATGAGTTTGTTGTACAGCTCCTGCAACTTTGGATTCTTGAACTCCCCAATGCCCTCATCTTTCGTTGGGTCTGGAATGTTGTACTTCTCCAATAGCAACCTTACAGCGTTAACGTGGGTGCTTTCGCTGTTTGCAATGTTCTTGAATATCTCAAGGCCCCACTTCCCGTACAGCTTCGTGTATACGTCATGGGCCAACTTTTCTTCCTCAACCATGTATAACAATCCATCCTTCTCCTCTTGGGTCAACTCTCCCGCTGGTAGGGAATTTATGTACGACTCGAGATCTTGCGTGTTTATATTCCCGCTTTCATCTGTTGCCACTGGGAATTTCCTCTGCCTGCGTTTGAGTTTGAGTAGGAGTTGAGCTACTTATGCATCCCGCACTAAACAGAACTAGAACTCCAATCAGTAATACCAGGGCTTTCCTCATTTTTACCACCCAATATGTAATTCTACTGTTACATATGTTCTTTGATTATTTAAGCTTTTTCTCTCGTCAATGGTACTATTGACACACAATTTTGTACTTTGAAATTGACAATTTGTCATAAAAGCTTCAAATAGATTTATCAACTGCAGGTTTTACCAAGAAAGGATTGCCATGATGCCCTTAACTTATCGTCTTCATTGTCATCATTGACTGTTCTTCAGGGTTAGTGGGAGGTGTCGTTCTTGAGGAGGTTAATTGAGGAGTACATTAGACTAGCCGAAATAGGGAACAAGCTCAGGCTGATATTTGAGCTGTGGGGCTACAGGGAAGTAATATTCCCATCAATTGAGGAGTATTCTCCGGAAATAAGGAAGGGCACGAAGTTCGCGTATAATAATGAGTTTTATCTTATAAATCCCGATGTTACTTCGAGAATCATCAAGAACTTTGACGATGGAAAAGCAAAGCTGTTCTACGTTGCCGAAGTCTTAAACGGTGGGGTAAAGGGAGAGTGGCAGGCTGGAGTTGAGTATATCGGAGGCGATCCTGATGCCATGATTCTGGAGGTTCTCTCTGTAATTGTCACATCACTAGAATCCCTGGGTATCCAAGAGTTCTACATAGATCTTGGAAGTATAGAAGTCTGGAAGAATTCTTCAGGGGAACACTGGGAGAAAGTCAAGGAAGCCCTGATTAGGAGGAACTTCGAGAAGATAGAGTCCCTCCCCATACCTCAGGATAAGAAAGATGAGCTTTGGAGGCTGTTCAACTTCAGGGGAAGGGAAAGTGGCTATGAAAGGCTCGACCGCCTAATTAAAGCCCTGGGAGACGAGAGGATCTTTATAGACTTTGCAACCGTGAGGCCCCTCCCTTACTACACTGACGTGATATTTGAAGTGTACTCCCCGTCCTTGGGCAAGCCCATCGGGGGAGGGGGAGAGTATGAAGTGAAGGGAAAGACGGGAGTGGGCTTTGTATTTTATCTTGACAGGTTAGCAAAGCTCTACAGGCCAAAAGAGAGGTCTAGACAGGTTATCTCGTCTAAGGATTTAAGAAAGGCCTATGCCCTAGCTAGGGAAATGGTTAAGCTTGGAATTCCCGTGGAGGTGAGACTTTGAGGTTCGTCCTCCCGAAGGGCAGGCTCTTCAGGGATTCCATTGAAATCCTGGGTAAGGCTGGAATAGTAATTCCAGAAAGGCCTGAGAGAGTTTTAATATGGAGCAACGGTAGGGATGAGTTTTTACTTGCTAGAGCTTATGACGTTCCGGTTTACGTTGAGCATGGAATCGATGTTGGAATAGCTGGGAGCGATGTGGTGGAGGAGAGAGGTAGTGATGTTTTCATTCCCTTGGAGCTACCGTTCGGAAAGTGCAGGCTGAGCATAGCGATGCCCCGCGAGAGGGCTGTCCAGCCCGAAGATATGGACGGGTTCAGAATTGCCACCAAGTACGTCAACATAACTCAGAGGTTCTTTGAAAAATTGGGCGTTGAGGTTGAGATAATAAAGCTCCACGGGAGCGTTGAGCTTGCCCCAAGGATAGGAATAGCGGATGCGATAGTTGACATTGTGGAGACCGGAAACACCTTGAGGGCGAACGGCTTAGTTGAGGTTGCCAAAATAATGGACGTTTCTGCCCTCCTCCTCGTCAACCGGATAGCCCAGAAGGTCAAGTTTGAGGAGATAAACTCTCTTATTATGAGGCTTAGGAGGGTTATCAATGGAGCTTGAGGAGTATGTTAGGTCAATACTCGAGGATATAAGGAAGAGGGGTATTGAGGCTGTGAGGGAGTACTCCAAGAAGTTCGACAACTATGAGGGACCCTTCAAGGTAACCAGGGAGGAGTTCGAGGAAGCTGAGAGGTTGATACCTGAAGAGGATAAGGAAGTGATAAAGAAGACAATTGAAAGACTCAGGGAGTACCACGAGAAGCAAAAGCCAGCTGATATTGTGTACGTTAAGGAGGGCTCCCTTTACGGCATCGTATTCAAGCCAATAAGGAGGATCGGGATATACGTCCCTGGCGGGAAGTTTCCACTTGTGTCAACGCTGATGATGGTTGCAGTACCGGCCAAGATCGCTGGGGTGAGGGAGATAGTGGTGACAACTCCTCCAAGGGACGGAAGGGTTAATCCCTACATACTGTACACAGCGGAACTTCTGGGAATTGAGGAAGTTTACAAGCTTGGCGGAATTCAGGCTATAGCCGCGATGGCTTACGGGATCGGCATGGAGAAGGTGGATAAGATATTTGGCCCGGGAAACAGGTTCGTGAACGAGGCCAAGAGACAGGTTTTTGGAGTTGTAGGTATAGACAGCCTTGCTGGGCCCTCTGAAATAGCAGTAATAGCCGATGAAACTGCGGAAAAGGAGTACATTCTTGCGGACTTGATGAGTCAGCTTGAGCACGGGAAGGACAGCAAGGCATGGCTTCTAACAACCTCCAAGGAGCTTGCAGAGTACTGCGGGAGGGAGGGAATTGAAGTTGTGTTGTGTAGTAGTCTCGAAGAGTGTGTTGAGAAGGTCAATGAGATAGCCCCGGAGCACCTTGAAATCATGACCAAGGAGCCCTTGGAGTTGTTAGACAGGATTCAGAACGCTGGGGCGATATATCTAGGCCCTTACACACCTGTCCCCTCGGCGGACTACTTCCTTGGGGTTAACCACGTCCTCCCAACGGGAGGGGCCGCGAAGTTCATGGGGGTTCTCACGGTCTTGGATTTCATGAAGCCGGTGAGCGTTGCGATGGTCTCAAGGAAGGAATTCATAGAGAATAGATACTTGGGAATAAGGCTGGCCGAAATCGAGGGTATGGAGCTTCATAAGAGGAGTATGGAGGTTAGGAAATGAGGGTTAGGGCTAATCACTGCGTCCTTCACTGCATTCCGAAGGAAAGCCCGGTTTTGATGCTGTGGGGTGTTGGGCATGAGGAGGAAGACGAAGGAGACGGACATAATTGTGGAGATAGGAAAAGAAGGGACAATAAGGACAGGGGATAGAGTTCTAGATCACATGCTCACAGCTTTGTTTTTCTACATGGGAGTTAAGGCCAGCGTGAAAGCTGAGTATGACCTGAGGCACCACCTGTGGGAAGACGTTGGAATAACGTTAGGGGAGGAGATAAGGGCCAAGCTCCCGGAGAAGTTCGCGAGGTTTGGGAATGCAGTGATGCCAATGGATGACGCTTTGGTTTTGGTTGCGGTGGATATCTCGGGGAGGCCCTACCTCAGCCTTGAGCTGGATCCCAGGGAAGGGGAGGAGGGGTTCGAAGTTTCCTTGGTTAGAGAATTCCTGTGGGGGCTGGTTAGGTCTTTAAGGGCGACAATCCACGTTAAGCAGTTCTCGGGAATTAATGCCCATCACATCATTGAGGCGACATTTAAAGGGCTGGGTAAGGCCCTGGGTGAGGCGATAAAAGAGGTGGAAAGGTTGGAGAGCACGAAAGGGGTCATATAGTCAGCACTTAAAATCCTCATCACGCCTCAGCGCTGCGCGGGCTCATCATGTCGCCTGTTTCTTTGTATACACCTCTTTAATAGTTTTTAGCAATATACCTATTAAGAACACCCTCCAAGACCATACACATCATAACTCAACACCGTTGTTGTACAGCTTTTGTTGGTAATTTTAGGCCTTCCACGATAATGTCTGTCCCGATGGAAATAGTTAGAATTCTTCTATCGCCATTTTACTCTAGTTTACTCTAGTTGCTCATATTTGAATTTTAAACTTATAATGATCCCAAATTTTTTATACTATTCAGAGGAAATGTTGGTGGGTGATCATATGGAAAAGACAAAAGTTGAGGGGATAAGAACTCTACTCGTGATTGGAACACTTACGATGCTCCTCTCGTTCCTGCCGGTGGTCGGCCTTGCTTTGGCCGTAGTCGGTGGTCTCCTGTACCTTTACGCTCTCTACAGGTGGGGAGAGGAAGTTGACGGCAGGCCCTTCAAGCTGGCAATAATAAACCTGATATTGGGGATAGTTGGTGCCGGTGTTGCCATAGTTGGGCTGATAAAGATCAGTTCTGCAACGAGTGAGCTCTACGTCCTTGATATTCTCCAACCAACGATTTTCTCAGTTTTAGGGCTTCTCTACATATATCTTCTTCTCATGTATCCCTTCTTAGTTGCCATGGCCCTCATCCATAGGGAAGTCCTTAAGTGCTTCTACGAGGCGACGAAAATTGGGGAGTTTACATTCGCCGGGAAGCTGACACTTTACGGTGCCCTTCTGGCTCCGGCTTTAATTGGATTAATAATCGGCTTCATTGCAAGGATCATTGAAGTGATAGCATACAATAAGATACCCACGGAAGTTG encodes the following:
- a CDS encoding ATP-binding protein; protein product: MPITFINRERELKFLEELWEKDNSFLPIYGRRRVGKTRLMKEFIRDKPAVYYLARISTYQDNLREFSRAVLDKFPSRYLSEASFSRFYEIFQYLAEKGKLVVVIDEFPYLIQSDRKVLSEFQYIVDEIVRTSNLHLFLVGSSIGMMEEHVLGQKSLLYGRRDGQIKLSPLSFFDSWKLLGVSIEEAVRIYGITGGIPAYLELFKKFEDVKRLAFDKRGFLYAEGDFLLSSELREPRVYKLILKAIAEGRRRFNEISNFTGIPRSNLFKYVEILERLGFLRREIPITAKPKTKNTLYRINDNYLAFYFRFIERYREEIELEGLDFWDEFLEDYNSYLGWIFEDVAKEFLVRLNKAGKLPFRFTKIGRWWHKNEEIDVVALNEREKKALFVEVKWKELDAREVKGIFKDLERKAELLGLDEWEKFYGVVAKKISGKGKMTGFTWDLRDFDKAKICEN
- a CDS encoding DUF2202 domain-containing protein translates to MATDESGNINTQDLESYINSLPAGELTQEEKDGLLYMVEEEKLAHDVYTKLYGKWGLEIFKNIANSESTHVNAVRLLLEKYNIPDPTKDEGIGEFKNPKLQELYNKLIEEGMKSEIDALKVGALIEETDIVDLQERIAQTNKVDIIAVYENLMKGSRNHLRSFVKLLGSKGVKYEPQVLSKEEYEEIISSSMETGGKGKP
- a CDS encoding ATP phosphoribosyltransferase regulatory subunit, whose protein sequence is MSFLRRLIEEYIRLAEIGNKLRLIFELWGYREVIFPSIEEYSPEIRKGTKFAYNNEFYLINPDVTSRIIKNFDDGKAKLFYVAEVLNGGVKGEWQAGVEYIGGDPDAMILEVLSVIVTSLESLGIQEFYIDLGSIEVWKNSSGEHWEKVKEALIRRNFEKIESLPIPQDKKDELWRLFNFRGRESGYERLDRLIKALGDERIFIDFATVRPLPYYTDVIFEVYSPSLGKPIGGGGEYEVKGKTGVGFVFYLDRLAKLYRPKERSRQVISSKDLRKAYALAREMVKLGIPVEVRL
- the hisG gene encoding ATP phosphoribosyltransferase, whose product is MRFVLPKGRLFRDSIEILGKAGIVIPERPERVLIWSNGRDEFLLARAYDVPVYVEHGIDVGIAGSDVVEERGSDVFIPLELPFGKCRLSIAMPRERAVQPEDMDGFRIATKYVNITQRFFEKLGVEVEIIKLHGSVELAPRIGIADAIVDIVETGNTLRANGLVEVAKIMDVSALLLVNRIAQKVKFEEINSLIMRLRRVINGA
- the hisD gene encoding histidinol dehydrogenase, with the protein product MELEEYVRSILEDIRKRGIEAVREYSKKFDNYEGPFKVTREEFEEAERLIPEEDKEVIKKTIERLREYHEKQKPADIVYVKEGSLYGIVFKPIRRIGIYVPGGKFPLVSTLMMVAVPAKIAGVREIVVTTPPRDGRVNPYILYTAELLGIEEVYKLGGIQAIAAMAYGIGMEKVDKIFGPGNRFVNEAKRQVFGVVGIDSLAGPSEIAVIADETAEKEYILADLMSQLEHGKDSKAWLLTTSKELAEYCGREGIEVVLCSSLEECVEKVNEIAPEHLEIMTKEPLELLDRIQNAGAIYLGPYTPVPSADYFLGVNHVLPTGGAAKFMGVLTVLDFMKPVSVAMVSRKEFIENRYLGIRLAEIEGMELHKRSMEVRK
- the hisB gene encoding imidazoleglycerol-phosphate dehydratase HisB, which produces MRRKTKETDIIVEIGKEGTIRTGDRVLDHMLTALFFYMGVKASVKAEYDLRHHLWEDVGITLGEEIRAKLPEKFARFGNAVMPMDDALVLVAVDISGRPYLSLELDPREGEEGFEVSLVREFLWGLVRSLRATIHVKQFSGINAHHIIEATFKGLGKALGEAIKEVERLESTKGVI
- a CDS encoding DUF996 domain-containing protein yields the protein MEKTKVEGIRTLLVIGTLTMLLSFLPVVGLALAVVGGLLYLYALYRWGEEVDGRPFKLAIINLILGIVGAGVAIVGLIKISSATSELYVLDILQPTIFSVLGLLYIYLLLMYPFLVAMALIHREVLKCFYEATKIGEFTFAGKLTLYGALLAPALIGLIIGFIARIIEVIAYNKIPTEVEILKGGEIELDKRKVVALSSVALIITLLVLNFTIPSYDVKVVQGDVKFIGKVEGEYIKGAVIYDFPCVRGDGCIKEVKVDGKLVYSGGSYEFVNGKQVVRLTIPRNSKEVEVMFWTGEVVVLHIGEVT